In one Armatimonadota bacterium genomic region, the following are encoded:
- the gyrB gene encoding DNA topoisomerase (ATP-hydrolyzing) subunit B — MAETPEYSAQHIQVLEGLDGVRRRPAMYIGSTGPDGLHHLLYEVVDNSVDEALAGACTRIDVALHADGSATVLDNGRGIPVDKVPKVGKPAVEVVLTTLHSGGKFGGGGYRISGGLHGVGVSVVNALSEWLEVEVYQDGKTHHQRFARGRTQGPLVATRGSPQPNGTKVTFKPDAQVMTATEFAFEVVVKRLEDIAYLNAGLEIRLTDETTGRAATIKHDGGIKELVAALNRTKAKISEIAHARRERDGVEVEVALQYTDSYVEHMLTYVNTIPTPEGGTHLIGFRSALTRTINDHARRASLVRDSDPSLAGEDMREGMTAVLSVKMAEPQFEGQTKTKLGNTEVKGIVESVVSDALAEFLITHPPDAKRIVAKVLNAARAREAARHARELVRRKSALEVGTLPGKLADCVERDPNLCEVYIVEGESAGGTAKQGRDRNFQAILPIQGKILNVEKAREDKMIAHDEIRAIITALGTGVGGEFSLEKRRYDRVIIMCDADVDGNHIRTLLLTFFYRYMKELITHGKVYIAQPPLYLIRSGKERTYAYSEEGRQVALQALDRRGTRAEVQRYKGLGEMNPEQLWETTMNPATRTLLRVDLEDAAAAEGVFRTLMGEEVEPRKQFIIQYARDVRNLDI; from the coding sequence ATGGCTGAGACCCCAGAGTATTCCGCCCAGCATATCCAGGTCCTGGAGGGGCTGGACGGTGTCCGGCGGCGCCCCGCCATGTACATTGGGAGCACCGGTCCGGACGGGCTGCACCACCTCTTGTACGAGGTGGTGGACAACTCGGTGGATGAAGCCCTGGCCGGGGCCTGCACGCGCATTGATGTCGCCCTCCACGCCGACGGCAGCGCTACCGTGCTGGACAACGGCCGAGGCATTCCCGTGGACAAGGTGCCGAAAGTTGGGAAGCCGGCCGTCGAGGTGGTGCTGACCACCCTGCACTCGGGCGGCAAGTTCGGCGGGGGCGGGTACAGGATCTCCGGCGGGCTGCACGGCGTTGGGGTGTCGGTGGTCAACGCCCTCTCCGAGTGGCTGGAGGTCGAGGTCTACCAGGACGGCAAGACGCACCACCAGCGGTTCGCGCGCGGCCGGACGCAGGGCCCGCTCGTGGCGACGCGCGGATCTCCCCAGCCCAACGGCACCAAGGTGACCTTCAAGCCCGATGCGCAGGTTATGACGGCGACCGAGTTCGCCTTCGAAGTCGTGGTCAAGCGCCTGGAGGACATCGCCTATCTCAACGCGGGCCTGGAGATCCGCCTGACAGACGAGACCACCGGGCGCGCTGCGACGATCAAGCACGACGGCGGAATAAAGGAACTCGTGGCGGCCCTCAACAGGACGAAGGCGAAGATCTCCGAGATCGCGCACGCCCGACGCGAACGCGACGGCGTCGAGGTCGAGGTTGCCCTCCAGTATACCGACAGTTACGTCGAGCACATGCTCACGTACGTGAACACGATCCCCACGCCCGAGGGCGGTACGCACCTGATCGGGTTCCGCTCGGCCCTGACGCGCACCATAAACGACCATGCCAGGCGCGCGTCGCTGGTGCGCGACAGCGACCCCTCGCTTGCCGGCGAGGACATGCGGGAAGGTATGACCGCCGTGCTCAGCGTCAAGATGGCCGAGCCGCAGTTCGAGGGACAGACCAAGACGAAGCTCGGCAATACCGAGGTAAAGGGAATCGTCGAGTCCGTGGTCTCCGACGCCCTCGCGGAGTTTCTGATTACCCACCCGCCGGACGCGAAGCGAATCGTGGCGAAGGTGCTGAACGCCGCGCGCGCCCGCGAGGCCGCGCGCCATGCACGGGAGCTCGTGCGGCGCAAGAGCGCCCTCGAGGTGGGCACCCTGCCGGGCAAGCTGGCCGACTGCGTGGAGCGCGACCCCAACCTCTGCGAGGTGTACATAGTGGAGGGCGAGTCCGCGGGCGGGACCGCCAAGCAGGGCCGCGACCGGAACTTCCAGGCGATCCTGCCGATCCAGGGCAAGATCCTCAACGTCGAGAAGGCGCGCGAGGACAAGATGATCGCGCACGACGAGATCCGCGCGATCATCACCGCGCTGGGCACCGGCGTGGGCGGGGAGTTCTCGCTCGAGAAGAGGCGCTACGACAGGGTCATCATCATGTGCGATGCCGACGTGGACGGCAACCACATCCGCACGCTGCTGCTGACCTTCTTCTACCGCTACATGAAAGAACTCATCACGCACGGAAAGGTCTACATCGCGCAGCCACCGCTCTACCTGATAAGGAGCGGGAAGGAGAGGACCTACGCCTACTCCGAGGAGGGGCGCCAGGTGGCCCTGCAGGCGCTCGACCGCCGGGGGACGAGGGCCGAGGTGCAGCGGTACAAGGGGCTGGGCGAGATGAACCCCGAGCAACTCTGGGAGACCACGATGAACCCGGCCACGCGGACGCTGCTGCGCGTGGACCTCGAGGACGCGGCGGCCGCCGAGGGGGTCTTCCGAACGCTGATGGGAGAGGAAGTCGAACCCCGAAAGCAGTTCATAATCCAGTACGCGCGCGACGTGCGCAACCTGGACATCTAG